The following nucleotide sequence is from Pueribacillus theae.
GGAGATAAACTATGAATCAGACAATTTCAAAAAGTAGGCTTTGGACAACACGAATTATGAGCGGACTTGTCATTTTATTTATGCTATTTGACAGTATATCCAAATTTTTTAAGCCCGCTTCCGTTGTGGATGGAACACTAACACTTGGATATTCAGAACATCATCTTAGTGTGCTTGGAACATTAGGATTAATTTCTGCTATTCTTTACATGATTCCCCGCACAACTGTATTGGGTGCAGTATTGCTAACCGGATATTTTGGTGGAGCGATCGCTACGCATGTTCGTTTGGATAACCCGCTTTTTACTTATATATTGTTTCCGGTCTATCTTGCTATTTTTGCTTGGGGGGCAATTTGGCTAAGAGATGAAAATTTGCGTAATCTCTTTCCTTTTAAAAAAACATGGATTAAGCAAGGGAAGAATAACTTTGACCACACGAAGGGTAGCTGAGGTCAGCTACCCTAAGACTTTTTATGTCGAATCGACGAGATTCTAATGAAAGATCATTTTGTGGACAATATGCACTGATGGTCGCTCCGGTTGTTCTTGGAAAAGGAACTTGTGTATTTAGTGACGAGATCTCTTCACAGATTAAATATTAACTAATCTTGGAGGTTAAAGTCTGAAATAACTCCTACGGGCAACCACTGAAAAAGAGGGCATAGGAAAACAAGCCATCTATTA
It contains:
- a CDS encoding DoxX family protein, with the translated sequence MNQTISKSRLWTTRIMSGLVILFMLFDSISKFFKPASVVDGTLTLGYSEHHLSVLGTLGLISAILYMIPRTTVLGAVLLTGYFGGAIATHVRLDNPLFTYILFPVYLAIFAWGAIWLRDENLRNLFPFKKTWIKQGKNNFDHTKGS